GCTTTGGTTTTGTCAAGTGAAACTGATAGTTTTAGAAAATCTCTAGTTTCTTTTGAATAAGACAGATGATTAGATTTGCTTTTCACAGTATCTTTTTCTAATTGTAAGTTCAttgcagttattttttttaagtatttcatAGTACctttgatatacatatataagttTTGCtgtatacttttatatttctgaTGAAATAACTGAAACTTTTGggtcttctttttattatgttttatatcAAAGTGAAAAACTGAAACACTTGATAAGTAAAATACtgttccacttttttttttaaaagtagaggAAATATGGTGGTAGTTTCATAATTCATATGAATTttagtgacttttttttaaacacaggaATGGATGCTGTCCTCAAAGGAGAGTGGGGCCTTTGGCGGCCTATGTGGATTTGTGGAATTGAGATGGTTGATCGCACCATTGGCATCATGGGCTTTGGACGAGTTGGGTTTGGAGTTGCTAGGCGATTGAAGCCATTTAATGTGACCAAACTCATCTACCATGACTTGTACCGTGCAGGCTATGCTGACCAGGTGGATGCAAAGCTGGTGACATTTGATGAGCTGGTGACACAGTCAGACATATTAATTGTATGCTGTGCTGCAACACCCAAGACCACTAAAAGTATTTAAGTTTTGTTGCCTTTTCACTAATattattgttcacagtttcatgCAAATTTCCATCTGCTTTTGCTGAGTAGCAGTAGAAATAGCATATAATttgatgcaaacatttttgatgTGGTGATTATGTGGTAGTTGTCAAATCCTTTTAAAAAGCATCTAATCTCACTTTAAAATCACAATTATAGCTGAGAATCTTGAAGATTAGTGAAGATTAACATAATCTTTATCATTGAAGATGGATTGAAGGAAGAAAGTAGAATTCATACtgcaaaaaattaatatttatttaattttttttttagtattcaGAATTCTTTATATGCAAGCATGTGACCCTATTCTGGAATTAcatctgatgtttatttttggtttttgacAGTGTTGAATGCAGATCTTATAAGGTTAGTTAAAATAGTCTATCAAAATTAGTGCATTGAAGTATCACTTTTATTGCTGTGTTTTATGCAGtcttcaacaaagaaacatttgccAAGATGAAGGAGGGATCTATTTTCATTAACACATCACGGGGGATCGTTGTTGATCACGATGCTTTAGCTGAGGCTGTTCAGAAAGGAAGACCCAAGAGAGTTGGTCTGGATGTGACTGATCCAGAACCTCTGCCAAAGGATCACCCTCTGATGAACAACAGGAAAGTTATCATCACACCACACATAGCAACAAACACCTGGACCACTCGCATCAACATGGCCGTCAATGCAGCCAAT
The Pomacea canaliculata isolate SZHN2017 linkage group LG2, ASM307304v1, whole genome shotgun sequence genome window above contains:
- the LOC112556481 gene encoding glyoxylate reductase/hydroxypyruvate reductase-like isoform X1, with the protein product MAKPTVFVTRKIAPEGLKILQEKTNVKIWDSEDACPRSELLKNVAGCDGILCTINDQIDAEVLNAAGKKLKVISTMSVGILHISTTECGKRGIQVTSTPDVASDSAAEFTVALTLVTTRRLLEGMDAVLKGEWGLWRPMWICGIEMVDRTIGIMGFGRVGFGVARRLKPFNVTKLIYHDLYRAGYADQVDAKLVTFDELVTQSDILIVCCAATPKTTKIFNKETFAKMKEGSIFINTSRGIVVDHDALAEAVQKGRPKRVGLDVTDPEPLPKDHPLMNNRKVIITPHIATNTWTTRINMAVNAANNLSAALCGRDDLPNEYSYAGKYDCR
- the LOC112556481 gene encoding glyoxylate reductase/hydroxypyruvate reductase-like isoform X2, which translates into the protein MAKPTVFVTRKIAPEGLKILQEKTNVKIWDSEDACPRSELLKNVAGCDGILCTINDQIDAEVLNAAGKKLKVISTMSVGILHISTTECGKRGIQVTSTPDVASDSAAEFTVALTLVTTRRLLEGMDAVLKGEWGLWRPMWICGIEMVDRTIGIMGFGRVGFGVARRLKPFNVTKLIYHDLYRAGYADQVDAKLVTFDELVTQSDILIVCCAATPKTTKIFNKETFAKMKEGSIFINTSRGIVVDHDALAEAVQKGRPKRVGLDVTDPEPLPKDHPLMNNRKVIITPHIATNTWTTRINMAVNAANNLSAALCGF